A genomic segment from Aegilops tauschii subsp. strangulata cultivar AL8/78 chromosome 1, Aet v6.0, whole genome shotgun sequence encodes:
- the LOC109779772 gene encoding uncharacterized protein: MGHFAGPSASASASADEAFWTACPHCCYTHSYPRLYVGRRLRCPTATCRRVFSADELPSTPPIVPGADMYFCTWAFFPLGPSAVAEGWAPFTPFNPAPPPSPSPVPNPTAATPACAVPTRVRPTSRKKVGVCLKGRARVEAEEEEEEEEEKASTVVNLKAGEEVQADWLTLGDNGGSSGININETVDLSELGFRVDESGFLQEIP, from the coding sequence ATGGGACATTTCGCCGGaccctccgcctccgcctccgcctccgccgacGAGGCATTCTGGACCGCGTGCCCGCACTGCTGCTACACGCACTCCTACCCGCGCCTCTACGTAGGTCGCCGCCTCCGCTGCCCCACCGCTACCTGCCGCCGCGTCTTCTCCGCCGACGAGCTCCCCTCCACGCCGCCCATCGTCCCCGGCGCCGACATGTACTTCTGCACCTGGGCCTTCTTCCCGCTCGGTCCTTCTGCTGTCGCTGAAGGCTGGGCCCCATTCACTCCCTTCAATCCcgcccctcctccctccccctcccccgtcCCAAACCCTACCGCTGCCACCCCCGCCTGTGCCGTTCCAACCCGCGTGAGACCCACCTCCAGGAAGAAGGTTGGCGTGTGCCTCAAGGGTAGGGCCCGCGtcgaggcggaggaggaagaggaagaagaggaggagaaggcATCCACGGTCGTCAATCTCAAGGCCGGAGAGGAGGTGCAGGCGGATTGGCTGACCCTTGGCGACAACGGCGGCAGCAGCGGAATCAACATCAACGAGACGGTGGATCTGAGCGAGCTGGGTTTCCGCGTTGACGAGTCGGGATTTCTCCAAGAGATTCCGTGA
- the LOC141027988 gene encoding uncharacterized protein produces the protein MLYNPEVLCWNVRGLNNPVKKKAVREFITSVKVNLVCLQETKLDVIDQYVVMQCVGPSFDGFAYLPAEETRGGILLAWDSTVIAIDHIQLDANSVSGLVTNKDGEQWWITVVYAPQGDELKTQFLLDLYSRRTLCPGPWMVLADFNMILRASEKSYDHINRAMMNRFHSFVDDHELKELYMHGRMFTWSNKRNAPTFTKIDRVLVSVEWELSHPDHLLQALSTGVSDHAPLHLSTNALLHHKKRFRFEIFWTNLEGFNEAIREGWTCSDEIVDPFKRLDALYWNTAVYLQAWGQRKAGNIKTLMVVANWLIHRFDQASEARRLSDMEWWLRKTLKVALLGLASLQRTIDRQRSRIRWLKEGDANTKLFQVVANGRRSKNYIARI, from the coding sequence ATGTTGTACAACCCAGAGGTTCTTTGCTGGAACGTGCGCGGACTCAACAACCCCGTGAAGAAGAAGGCCGTGAGGGAGTTTATCACCTCGGTGAAAGTCAATTTGGTGTGTTTACAGGAGACAAAACTTGATGTTATTGATCAGTACGTAGTAATGCAATGTGTTGGTCCGTCCTTTGACGGTTTTGCTTATTTGCCGGCGGAGGAGACTCGTGGTGGTATCCTTCTCGCTTGGGACTCGACGGTGATTGCAATTGATCACATTCAGCTAGACGCCAACTCTGTTTCGGGTTTGGTGACCAATAAGGATGGGGAGCAATGGTGGATTACGGTGGTGTACGCGCCGCAGGGCGATGAGCTTAAAACGCAATTCCTCTTGGACCTTTACTCCCGAAGAACGCTTTGCCCTGGGCCGTGGATGGTGCTAGCCGATTTTAACATGATCCTACGGGCATCGGAGAAAAGCTATGATCATATTAATCGTGCGATGATGAACAGATTTCATAGTTTCGTGGATGACCATGAATTGAAGGAGCTCTATATGCATGGGCGGATGTTTACTTGGTCTAACAAGAGAAATGCCCCCACCTTCACTAAGATAGACCGGGTGTTGGTGTCGGTCGAGTGGGAGTTGTCGCACCCAGATCACCTGCTCCAAGCCCTCTCCACGGGTGTTTCTGACCACGCTCCCTTGCACCTGTCGACAAACGCTCTTCTTCATCATAAGAAGCGATTTCGGTTTGAGATCTTCTGGACCAATTTGGAAGGATTCAACGAGGCAATCAGGGAGGGCTGGACCTGCAGTGATGAGATTGTGGACCCGTTCAAGCGTTTGGATGCTCTCTACTGGAATACGGCTGTCTACCTTCAGGCTTGGGGCCAACGCAAAGCTGGCAACATCAAAACCCTCATGGTGGTGGCCAACTGGCTCATACACAGATTTGACCAAGCCTCTGAAGCTCGTCGGCTCTCAGATATGGAATGGTGGCTGAGGAAGACTCTCAAGGTGGCGCTGCTTGGTCTTGCCTCGCTGCAGCGGACCATCGATCGCCAGAGATCCAGGATTAGGTGGCTGAAAGAAGGGGACGCCAACACGAAGTTGTTCCAGGTTGTGGCCAACGGCAGAAGATCCAAGAACTACATCGCTCGGATCTAG